The genomic stretch TCAAGATTTCCCCTTCGAAGGCAGCTGCCTTGAATAtgtgaaaataaacataaatacatACAGATTAATACATTCCACTGATATTTCTTTTGCTATGCTGATATTGCTGACAATGTATCAACAAGATTGTGCACAAGATTAGCATCGTAACAGAGTGCATGTGAAATGAAAAGTATGTTCAGTCCTACTGTCCACCAATGACATGTGGGTTAAACTGCACTATGATGATCGTGATATCATCTCTATACATGCGAGCGAGTTCTTCCGGCAAGCTTAGCATCTTCGACAACCTCTCGTGATCCGCCATCCCAAACTCATTACTGCCCACGGCATGCCGAATCAGATGCGTAGCTGAAATCTGATCCACGAACGTGGAGGAGATGCGAGCTTTCCTCTCTTGCAACAATCCCTGCATCTGGCCCAGGGTCACTTTAAAGCCCCCAACGTTGACTGGTAGCTGCTGATGTACTCCAGTGAGATGCTCACCCACGAGCCGAACCACTTCCTGCCTATGTAGCGTTTCCCAAAGCCCATCCGAGCCTAGCACCAGGAAACGGTCCTGCGGACGGAGGCGATGCCGCGTGATCTCTGGTTCTGCTGTAAGGTAGGGCGGCGTGTGGTAGTTGGGGGGAATGAATTTGGCATGCTCGTTCTCGTGGAGCTGGTCCGGACCCGACTCGAGAACGCGGCGCTGCAGCTCGATGCTCCACTTGAATTTAACATCTCCAAAGGCGCGAAAGGGCATGAGCAGCCCTAACAGCCGATCCTGCTTCACCACGGTCTTTGCCTCGGAGCGCGGGTGCTCAGCCCGCACCCGAAGCACTTCTGACTCGTTCTGCGCATTGTGATCATTGGTGAGCGTAAGTGCCGAGAAAGATCCATCGGGTTCTTGTACACCCAGCACCGCACGCCCATCTCCGGTGTTGGCCACGTGCAGCTCATTGCCATCTACATGCGCAACGCATGCAGTAGCTCCTGAGAATGCCACGCGAAGTACCCAGTAGTGCAAGAACGCATTAGGATCACCAACCTGCGCTTCCAGAGATATGTCATTATCCAGCCTTTTAAAAGCGCTCACGAGCGCTTCGGCAACGTCGGGTTGCTCTCCAGGAACGCTCAGATCCAGAAGCTCCTGCCAATACGTGCGCAAGCTGGAGAAGTAGAGCCGCGAGGCTTCATTGCTGAAGTAATCGTTGGGATGCTTGTGCCACTGCAGGATCGGATGAAGAGGCCGACCGTTCTCCACAGCGTTCTCCAGCTC from Misgurnus anguillicaudatus chromosome 10, ASM2758022v2, whole genome shotgun sequence encodes the following:
- the pdp1 gene encoding pyruvate dehydrogenase phosphatase catalytic subunit 1; translated protein: MAATSQLFRFVHGRQFGRILIPAITCQNSCQSPVSCTSATWPYGFHPSRGYRASAVWHTYYLTPPQVDSILKANEYSFKVPEFDGKNLSSVMGFDSNQLPANAPIEDRRSAATCLQTRGMLFGVFDGHAGCACAQALSERLFYYIAVSLLPHETLVELENAVENGRPLHPILQWHKHPNDYFSNEASRLYFSSLRTYWQELLDLSVPGEQPDVAEALVSAFKRLDNDISLEAQVGDPNAFLHYWVLRVAFSGATACVAHVDGNELHVANTGDGRAVLGVQEPDGSFSALTLTNDHNAQNESEVLRVRAEHPRSEAKTVVKQDRLLGLLMPFRAFGDVKFKWSIELQRRVLESGPDQLHENEHAKFIPPNYHTPPYLTAEPEITRHRLRPQDRFLVLGSDGLWETLHRQEVVRLVGEHLTGVHQQLPVNVGGFKVTLGQMQGLLQERKARISSTFVDQISATHLIRHAVGSNEFGMADHERLSKMLSLPEELARMYRDDITIIIVQFNPHVIGGQ